A region from the Medicago truncatula cultivar Jemalong A17 chromosome 6, MtrunA17r5.0-ANR, whole genome shotgun sequence genome encodes:
- the LOC112422896 gene encoding putative pentatricopeptide repeat-containing protein At1g12700, mitochondrial has protein sequence MLRYSSLFSVPSTLNLFLLHRRLHIQPLPSFIDNVNDAISSFNSILHMKNPTPPIFEFNKILSSLAKLNHFNIAISFSQQMELKPIQPDIFTLSILINCFCQLGQINFAFSILGKILKLGYEPNTVTLTTLIKGLCNNGHVRKALNFHDHVIRKGFHLDQVSYGTLINGLCKSGETRAALQLLRKIEGLLLVRPDVIMYTAIIDGLCKDKLVIDAYDLYSEMIVKKIYPDVVTYNTIIYGLFIVGQMKEAVALFNEMSLKNISPNVFILTTLVDGLCKEGEVKKATSVLSVMIKQGVEPNVVTYTSLMDGYFLVKEVNKAKHVFNTISLRGVTPNVHSYNVMINGLCKNKMVDEAVKLFKEMHLKNMTPNTVTYSSLIDGLCKSGRISDVWDLIDEMHNRGQPANIITYNSLLDGLCKNHQVDKAIALLTKMKDEGIQPDMCTYTTLVDGLCKNGRLKDAQRIYQDLLCKGYPLNIRMYNVMIKWAL, from the coding sequence ATGTTAAGGTATTCGTCTCTCTTCTCTGTTCCTTCTACTCtcaatttgtttcttcttcatcGTCGATTACACATTCAGCCTCTTCCTTCGTTCATTGACAATGTTAATGATGCTATTTCCTCATTCAATAGCATTCTCCATATGAAGAATCCTACCCCACCCATCTTTGAATTTAATAAGATTTTATCTTCTCTTGCTAAGTTGAATCATTTCAATATTgctatttctttttctcaacAAATGGAACTTAAACCAATTCAACCTGACATTTTTACTTTAAGCATCTTGATTAATTGTTTTTGCCAACTAGGTCAAATCAATTTTGCATTTTCTATATTGGGTAAGATTCTTAAACTAGGTTATGAGCCGAATACTGTAACTTTAACTACACTTATCAAAGGTCTTTGTAATAACGGTCATGTTAGGAAAGCCCTTAACTTTCATGATCATGTTATACGAAAGGGGTTTCATCTTGATCAGGTTAGTTATGGGACATTGATCAATGGGTTATGTAAATCCGGAGAAACAAGAGCTGCCCTGCAGTTGCTTAGAAAGATTGAAGGGTTATTATTGGTTAGACCTGATGTCATAATGTACACCGCAATCATTGACGGTCTCTGTAAAGATAAACTTGTAATTGACGCGTATGATTTATATTCTGAAATGATTGTTAAGAAAATTTATCCTGATGTTGTCACTTATAATACTATAATATATGGTCTTTTCATTGTGGGTCAAATGAAAGAAGCAGTTGCTTTGTTTAATGAAATGTCGTTGAAAAACATCAGTCcaaatgtttttattcttacTACATTGGTTGATGGTTTATGTAAGGAAGGAGAGGTCAAAAAAGCTACAAGTGTGTTATCTGTTATGATAAAACAAGGCGTGGAACCTAATGTTGTTACTTATACTTCTTTGATGGATGGGTATTTCTTGGTAAAAGAAGTCAACAAGGCCAAACATGTATTCAACACTATTTCTCTAAGGGGAGTGACTCCTAATGTTCATAGCTACAATGTCATGATTAATGGATTATGTAAGAATAAAATGGTGGATGAAGCTGTGAAACTTTTCAAAGAAATGCATTTAAAAAACATGACTCCTAATACTGTTACATACAGTTCACTTATTGATGGACTTTGCAAATCGGGAAGAATCTCTGATGTTTGGGATCTTATAGATGAAATGCATAATCGTGGTCAACCAGCTAATATAATCACTTACAATTCTTTATTAGATGGATTGTGCAAAAACCATCAGGTTGACAAGGCAATTGCGTTGTTAACGAAGATGAAAGACGAAGGAATTCAGCCAGATATGTGTACATACACAACACTTGTTGATGGACTATGCAAAAATGGAAGACTTAAGGATGCACAAAGGATTTATCAGGATCTTCTATGTAAGGGCTACCCATTAAATATTAGAATGtataatgtgatgattaaatgGGCTTTGTAA
- the LOC25496756 gene encoding pentatricopeptide repeat-containing protein At1g09900, translated as MHCKNIIPDVVAYNSLIDGFCKSGKISYALKLVDEMHDRGQPPNIITYNSILDALCKRHHLDKAITLLSKLKDQGIQPNIYTYTILIGGLCKGGRLEDARKVFEVILVKGYNLDVYAYAVMIHGFCNNGLFDEALAMLSKMTTDNNCNPNAATNEIIICSLFDKNEIDKAKRLLHEMIVRGLV; from the coding sequence ATGCATTGCAAAAACATTATTCCCGATGTGGTAGCTTACAATTCCCTTATTGATGGTTTTTGTAAATCGGGGAAAATCTCTTATGCTTTGAAGCTAGTCGATGAGATGCATGATAGAGGTCAACCACCTAATATAATTACTTACAATTCTATATTGGATGCTTTATGCAAACGCCATCATCTTGACAAGGCAATCACATTATTATCAAAATTGAAAGATCAGGGTATTCAACCGAATATTTACACATACACTATTCTAATTGGTGGATTGTGTAAAGGTGGAAGACTAGAGGATGCCCGAAAAGTTTTTgaagttattttggtcaaagGCTACAATCTTGATGTGTATGCATATGCCGTTATGATCCATGGGTTTTGTAACAATGGTTTGTTTGATGAAGCCTTGGCTATGCTATCAAAAATGACGACGGACAATAATTGCAATCCAAATGCTGCAACTAACGAAATAATTATATGTtctttgtttgataaaaatgaaattgataagGCGAAGAGACTTCTTCATGAAATGATTGTGAGAGGTCTAGTGTAA
- the LOC25496755 gene encoding pentatricopeptide repeat-containing protein At1g09900 gives MASRGVTHDVSSYNIMINGFCKIKKVDEAMNLFEEMHCKNIIPDVVTYNSLIDGICKSGKISYALKLVDEMNDRGQLPDIITYNSILNALCKNHQVDKAIALLTKLKDQGIRPNIYTHTILIDGALALLSKMKDNNCYPNAVTYRIIIRSLFDKNDNDKAERLCEMIVSGVL, from the coding sequence ATGGCCTCTAGGGGAGTGACTCATGATGTTTCAAGCTACAATATAATGATTAATGGGTTTTGTAAGATTAAAAAGGTCGATGAAGCCATGAATCTCTTTGAAGAAATGCATTGCAAAAACATTATTCCTGATGTGGTAACATACAATTCCCTTATTGATGGTATCTGTAAATCGGGGAAAATCTCTTATGCTTTAAAGCTAGTCGATGAGATGAATGATAGAGGTCAACTACCTGATATAATTACTTACAATTCTATATTAAATGCTTTATGCAAAAACCATCAGGTTGACAAGGCAATTGCattattaacaaaattgaaagaCCAGGGTATCCGACcaaatatttacacacacaCTATTCTAATTGATGGAGCCTTGGCTTTGCTATCAAAAATGAAGGACAATAATTGCTATCCAAATGCTGTGACTTACAGAATAATTATACGTTctctgtttgataaaaatgataATGATAAGGCGGAGAGACTTTGTGAAATGATTGTGAGTGGTGTATTGTAA
- the LOC120576114 gene encoding pentatricopeptide repeat-containing protein At1g12300, mitochondrial yields the protein MFLRYCVVPVSLFLPKNFHPFQFLNNTHFYFIPSFSLSSSSTSTNDVENAVSMFNHLLHKNSTPPDIEFGKILGSLVKSKHYHNVVSLSQKMEFEGIKLDLVNCSILINSFCQLGHIPFAFSVLAKILKNGYEPDTITFTTLIKGLCLKGDIHQALHFHDKVIAMGFHLDQVSYGTLINGLCKVGETRAALELLRRVDGKLVQLDAVMYSSIIDSMCKDKHVNDAFDLYSEMAAKRISPNVVTYSALISGFCIVGKLKDAIDLFNKMILENINPNVYTFSILVDGFCKEGRVKEAKNVLAMMMKQGIKPDVVTYSSLMDGYCLVNEVNKAESIFNTMSHRGVTANVQSYSIMINGFCKIKMVDEAMKLFKEMHHKQIFPDVITYSALIDGLCKSGRISYALELVDEMHDRGQQPDIITYNSILDALCKKHHVDKAIALLTKLKGQGIRPDMNTYTILVKGLCRSGKLEDARKVFEDLLVKGYNLDVYAYTVMIQGFCDKGLFDEALALLSKMEENGCIPDAKTYEIIILSLFEKDENDMAEKLLREMIMRGLL from the coding sequence atgttTTTGAGGTACTGTGTTGTTCctgtttctctttttcttcccAAAAATTTTCATCCTTTTCAATTTCTAAACAACACTCATTTCTATTTCATTCCTTCTTTTTCCTTATCCTCTTCTTCAACTTCAACCAATGATGTTGAAAATGCTGTTTCCATGTTCAATCACTTGCTCCATAAGAATTCCACTCCACCTGACATCGAATTCGGTAAGATTTTAGGTTCTCTTGTCAAATCCAAACATTACCACAACGTTGTTTCCCTTTCTCAAAAAATGGAATTTGAGGGAATCAAACTTGACTTAGTCAATTGCAGCATCCTCATCAATTCTTTCTGTCAATTGGGTCACATCCCTTTTGCTTTTTCTGTTTTGgcaaagattctcaaaaacgGTTACGAGCCAGATACCATAACCTTCACTACACTCATCAAGGGTCTTTGTCTCAAAGGTGACATCCATCAAGCATTGCACTTTCATGATAAGGTTATTGCGATGGGATTTCATTTGGACCAAGTTAGTTATGGAACCTTGATTAATGGCTTGTGTAAAGTTGGTGAAACAAGAGCAGCCCTTGAATTGCTCCGACGGGTTGATGGAAAATTGGTTCAGCTTGATGCGGTAATGTACAGTTCGATTATTGATAGCATGTGTAAAGATAAACATGTTAATGATGCTTTTGATTTATATTCTGAAATGGCTGCAAAGAGAATTTCTCCTAATGTTGTCACTTATAGTGCTTTAATTAGTGGATTTTGCATTGTTGGTAAATTGAAAGATGCAAttgatttgtttaataaaatgatattggaAAACATCAATCCAAATGTGTATACCTTTAGTATATTGGTTGATGGATTTTGTAAGGAAGGAAGGGTGAAAGAAGCTAAAAATGTGTTAGCTATGATGATGAAACAAGGCATTAAACCTGATGTTGTTACTTACAGCTCTTTAATGGATGGATATTGTCTGGTAAATGAAGTGAACAAGGCCGAGAGTATATTCAACACTATGTCTCATAGGGGAGTGACTGCTAATGTTCAGAGCTACAGTATCATGATTAATGGATTTTGTAAGATTAAAATGGTGGATGAAGCCATGAAACTTTTCAAAGAAATGCATCACAAACAAATTTTTCCTGATGTGATAACTTATAGTGCCCTTATCGATGGATTGTGCAAATCTGGAAGAATATCATATGCTTTGGAACTTGTCGATGAGATGCATGATCGAGGGCAACAACCTGATATAATTACCTACAATTCTATATTGGATGCTTTATGCAAAAAACATCATGTTGACAAAGCAATTGCattattaacaaaattgaaagGCCAAGGTATTCGACCAGATATGAACACATACACTATTCTTGTCAAGGGATTGTGCCGAAGTGGAAAATTGGAGGATGCACGAAAAGTTTTTGAAGATCTTTTGGTCAAAGGCTACAATCTTGATGTCTATGCATATACCGTTATGATCCAAGGGTTTTGTGACAAGGGCTTGTTTGACGAAGCGTTGGCCTTGCTGTCAAAAATGGAAGAGAATGGATGCATTCCAGATGCTAAAACTTATGAAATAATTATCCTTTCTCTGTtcgaaaaagatgaaaatgatatgGCAGAGAAACTTCTTCGTGAAATGATCATGCGAGGTCTATTGTAA